The sequence below is a genomic window from bacterium.
ATTCCTCAGTCGCTGCGCTCCTTCGGAATGACACCACGGGTCCGTTGTGCAAACTGACCCACTACCAAAGAATTCGCTGCGGGTTCAGCTTAGCACAAAGTGTTTCGGGGAGAACGCAGCAGGCGCGGGAGCCCTCCTCCCGGCGGGGGGAGGCGTGCGCTCAGTCGATATCCGCCGAGAGGCCCTGCGCCATTTCGATCGTTTCGGCGTTGTTGACCGTCCAGGCGACGCGGTGGGTGACGGCGTCGATCAGGGTTGCCGCCGAGGGCATTCCGGTTCCGCTCCGCTTCACCCCGCCGAAGGGAAGATGCACCTCGGCGCCGATGGTGGGGAGATTTACGTAGCCGAGCCCGAAGTCGCACTCGCGCTGAATGCGGCGGGCGCTCCGGAAGCTCTCGGTGATGACCGAGCAGGAGAGCCCGAAGGGCGTGTCGTTGTAGACGGCAATGGCGTGATCGATGTCCCGGACGGGAACGAGAGCGACATGGGGGCCGAACACCTCCTCCCGCAGCACGGGCGAGCCCGCATCGGGCGCCATCTTGTAGACGAAGGGGGTCATGAAATGGCCCCGCCCAAAACCATCGCCCTCGTCCCGGCCCCCATCGAGGAGCACCTCGGCTCCGTCCTCGCGGGCCCGCTGGTTGTAGCGGAGCACCTTGGCGGCGCCCGCCTCGTTGATGAGGGGTCCCATGAAAACGGACGGATCGAGCGGATCGCCGAATCTTATTCGCTGGGCCTTCTGGGTGAAGTGCGCGCAGTATTCTTCGTAGATGGGCTCTTCGATGAGGATGCGCCCCGCGCTGACGCACCGCTGCCCGGTCGTCTTGAAGGCGCTGAGGATGCCGGCGTTCACGGCGAGATCCATCTTGGCGTCGGCGAGCACGATCAGAGCGTTCTTCCCGCCCATCTCGCACACGGCCAGGCGGTGTTCGCTCTCGGCGCAGGTCTTCCGGATGAACTGCCCCACCTCGAAGGAGCCCGTGAAGAGCACGGCCTCCACCCCGGGGTGGGCAACGAGCGGCGGGCCGGCCTCCTCGCCGATCCCCTGGATGAGTTTCCCCCCCCCTTCCGGGAAGCCGGCCTCGGCCATCAGCTCCA
It includes:
- a CDS encoding aldehyde dehydrogenase family protein, whose translation is MERASRQAARGCIEEGNTMRLEGKNLIGGRWVPARSGKFFESTNPACTDEVIGRFPRSGAPDVEEAVAAARAAFPAWRALSRIRRAECFDNFVQQVKKETQELGRLVSRECGKQLNEGLADVIEGIHMAQYVFGTSRMGHGEVISSEVAAKDAYILRKPKGVMAVITPWNFPFAIPLWLMGPSLVEGNTVVFKPSEETPATAHRLVELMAEAGFPEGGGKLIQGIGEEAGPPLVAHPGVEAVLFTGSFEVGQFIRKTCAESEHRLAVCEMGGKNALIVLADAKMDLAVNAGILSAFKTTGQRCVSAGRILIEEPIYEEYCAHFTQKAQRIRFGDPLDPSVFMGPLINEAGAAKVLRYNQRAREDGAEVLLDGGRDEGDGFGRGHFMTPFVYKMAPDAGSPVLREEVFGPHVALVPVRDIDHAIAVYNDTPFGLSCSVITESFRSARRIQRECDFGLGYVNLPTIGAEVHLPFGGVKRSGTGMPSAATLIDAVTHRVAWTVNNAETIEMAQGLSADID